The DNA region GAAATATCACTGCTGAAACAAACATGTAAAATATAAGGTAATTTTATTAACATACTTTGAGATTTGGGCTAATGTCAACCAGGTCCAAGAATTTTCAAAACTAACAAATTTTGTCCATAAAATCAACTTAGTTCCTAAaacaattgagaaaaaaaaaattaactatttaGGGACTAAGTTGGCTTTAAGAACCAAATTTGttagttttgaaaagtcttGAACCTAGTTGGCATTAACCCAAACTTCAGGATATGTTAgtgtaatttaccctaaaatatgcgttgaatgaataaaaaattgactttaGAATAGAGAATGTTGGTGTGTTTCACCTTAATTCACACCACTCCCAATGAACATATCTAAGGAGACTAGAACATGAAGTGCTTGTTTCACCACATTTGAGTTCTACATGTCTGTAGGGCTTACCAAATGCGAGAGAGGTGTTCCATATATCAATCTCATAAGGTTTTTTCTCGCTTTGAAGAGTTGATGATGTAAGGATAGGACGAAAACTTTGGGTCTTGACCATCAAACTGGGGCAGGTTTTAATTTATCCACCCTAACCTAAGTATATTTActaaaatgtgatttttttttaattacaaaattttcattacctattaggttttgtttattttctgtcATTTGCTTGTTATTTTATTGCTAGTACATTGAGAGAGATGATGCATCATAtagttataattattattatgatccCACTCCACCACTCAATTGTTATCCCTGCCTTTAtttgatattatattatataatgtgGGTTTATGTGGAATCCATGTAGATACTAAAAATTGCAATAGGctattaaaaacaataattcaTTTCAAATAAATCTAGAGTTTAGATTATAACAACtgatttaaaaaacaataactttAGTTGAATTTGACCgttgttaaatttttattattaggttAAGTTCATAAACCTTTAAATGCGTTGGCATAATTTAAACCCTAGATTTATTGGAAATAGATCCTAACCTTTAAATGGAGACTCTCCATTTTACTTTGACATTGAGAGGTTTGTACATGGGAAGTGTGCGCTTGAAAGTAATCAGCAATGGACTAGTAAGGGGGCATTTGGCTAACTTGTAGCTAGTTAAAACAATTGCTAGCTATAATCATGGTCAAATCTTCAACATATCTCTCCCTCGCTCAACTAAGATGAGAGACATGTCACCTATGAAATTCCCCAATCCAAAATCAACCTCAAGTTGGTACTTTTGCAGCCATCATCGGTATTCATCAAAATACCCTTCCATTCAAAGCCACAACTATCAACAGTTCAAAACCTTTGTGATCATTGTTCGCACACAACGAGCATAATCCAAATTGATAAGTGATATGGGTCAAATGGGTATGTGTCAAAATGGGTTAACTCACCTTGACACAAATAATGAGATATGTTATTTTGAGTTGATTGCAGAGAAAGTAAATGAAATTAACACATTTATTAATTGTGTCAAAATGAGTTAATCCATTTTGACATTAATCCATTTTCAGGAAACATTAATTCGTAAAAAAATGTGTCATGTTCATAAGTTGTGTCAAATATTGTCACCTCTAGTTCACATGCATGATATTATGAACAAaaacatatcatttttcttagtgtacaacctatgagggagagggagagttgagaGAAGAATAAAAGAATGAGCTAagcaaaatagataaaaataaaatagtcttttaagttaaatttaaaattttgccaaatctaatgtgaatgctctaccccttttgttttttttttctttgttttcaatTTGAGGGTGGGGTAAATACTAGTTGTAGTCTCGATATTAGGCTTCTATTTGCCaccaaatatttttaagttcttATTGAAGCGAAAGATAATTAAGCCCGAAAATTGAAACCCATTTTACTATTATAAAGAACAAGAACTGCTAAGATCAAGAAAAATAGTAGCATTGGACGAGGGCTGGCGGACCATCTTGGCATGATCATAATTCATAATATAATtgcaaaacttgaaattttataaatcatgACTCCTTACAATACCAACTTCTCCGTAGATGAGACTAAGAATAAGAAAGGGTAGGACATTAATATATGAAGAATAAGAAAGAGTACTCACAAACATTACAGGAACAGCAAAGATAACTAACATAGCTGGGATGACTAATATAAGGAACATGTTTTTGATTATCAAAATAACTTCATTGCATTGTAGGTGGGTGTGGTGGGTGCCATGGTTGAGGTTTAGGAAGAAATGGGAAAGGAGGGCGAGGCCATGGTTGTGGTCGAGGCGGTTTAGGAGGAAATGGGAAGGGAGGGCGAGGCGGTGGTCTTGGAAATGGCAATGGAGGGAATGCCTGAGCATACCCACACATCCCATAGAAGCACAGGACACCAAATGGACATCTGTTTCCACATTTGCCACAGTTAAATGGGTTGATATTCGTATCAGCGCATAAACCACGACAACATTGCCAAGTAAATGAGCATCTAATCCCACACAAACCACAGTTATTAACATCAGAAAAAACATCCACACAACGGTTTCGACAACACCGCATTCCAGGTCGAGACTCTCCTTGCCTGCATATCCAAGGCCTGTTCCCGCACCCTGGACTTCGAGGGTCCTGCTTTTGGTTCATGATTTTCTTGAGCCATGGTGACGATGACGAAGAGCCAACCGTGACATTTTGCTGCACCACTTTAGGTATTGAGTTTCCCTCCACCATCACATGTAATAATAGCcatagaaaaagagaaatggCGATTTGAAAATTTACTAGCTGCGTCATTCTAAGATGCACAAGAAGAGACAGAGGGgcttatcattttttttgctaagtagAAGAAAAGGCATATttatgatatattatatatatctaaaGTGAGGAGAAGAGGGGAAGTTCCCTTTTTCCATGTGGTAGTTCATGTTTTTCTTACATgggttattaattattattgaagaCTCATGTTGTGGGTGGTAGACCTGGTGTGGCTGGCAACTAAATACGTGATGGGAgggttttcttctttcttttgtgcatggaaaattttttatgcttttgcTAGTCCATGGCTAAAGTATGTGTAACGGTGTGAGTAAACTTTTTTCCCACATTATTCTCTCTTTATGATGGGAGGCCCTTCTCCAGTGTTGTAGGTCTTATGTGGTAGACCTGAGGCCCATCATCCCCCATGGTCCTCTGAATGCATTGTTTACATAATCAATCAAGTAGGTGTAGGATGATGCCAGAAATCAAACAGATCAAAGCAGGGAGGATCTTGCAACCCAAACCATGGATCAAACTTTGGTAAATATGGAACAGTATGGaacctttaaaaatatatgtatagtgatggttaaatacatgtttgcatcgcatacaaaacatacgcagtgaaaaattaacgaatctacttcattcgcaattgttaacatgtactatacaaatttcagaattcaagaataagAAAACGTACATTGgtgcaatgaaattcaaaacaaaatatcaaaagtactcgagaacacttttaatcttcactccaattccactttacgctcAAAAAGtatagtctctcaatcagttttcaaaatgagaatgatagagtgtctcactctcacatacaccatttcacaattaTGTATCTCTCTtatctaaaaattttgtatgtttctctcctgataactgattatttaattgggctagccttttggatctttccaattaggctttagtaTGTGACTTGGAGTGtgatcaaaagggaccaataagacactacctccaataggccttgggcttttctgtcaactcttgacaaatccaaagttaccattaactatatttaatactactacataaatatagttgtactctaggccttatttataaattatatcccaagactttattgcatatgcaaccctttcataaaatattcgtagtaatacaaagtcatgaatgtaaactgccactttgtaaattactacatcttaattcttaagtacccagtttaatcatttatattattcatcatatatttataaaatccaatttcataaccAAAccaattaaacttatcttaagagaatattttgtatctccattaagaaaCTATgtattccatcttaagaatatatattccatcaacattaaatgtagctactcaacatactgagattttgatcgtgtttttagatctcactcctgatatatcaaaacaacctacatttcatgatcaagttcattatcctctcaggattaaaagttcatgtatATAAAAGTCGTGATAGtcattaaaagaataataaatctcacagcggtccagttcagtatgtcttaactcttaaaacatatcaacataccaactagaattctccacttccatgatcaagacaaattatcttagttgatatattagtcttcgtagatgaaatactcaatttcatcaccaattacgaactataattctgagtttacaaagaacttgtaatttatattttgtgtgacttttcacatgaatcacataccatgcatctcatggactatatgataatgtccaatattcatgttaccattattttatattataataaaataactttatcaatcacaatattaagtcatacatcatattatacataatatcatacatagcatcatacaatagaatttaagggcactaacATAACATATAGCAGGGAAGTAGAGGAGATGATCAAATTATTGCCAACCAAAGCTTTAAAGTGTGGTAGGCAATTGGATCATTCATTGTAAATTCATTAATCTAACCATCCATTTATCGATATCCATGAAAGGGTACAAACTTGCAAATGCCATTCAAGCACATAACTAGCAAAGAGGTAATCATACTGGACAAGAAATCCTCGTCCTAGAAAGTAATCAAACAGTGCAAGCATATTACATCATTCTGTTATCAGAGAATCACAATGTAACTAATTAACTAGGTATACTTTGTACGAAGATTATATATTCAATTTTAGCAAATCAACGCTCTCAGGAAGGGTGCGGGGTGTGTGAATGCAGCAGTTATCAACCTAGAGAAACAAAAGatattgaaagtttgaaactaaacCCCAAAGTGGAAGTTTCACCAAAGCAGTAATTAAGACCAAGTCAATTTGTGAAATCCTACAAGAAATAGGAGAACCTCGACTATGATATATAAACTCCATTCAAATGCTTATGGTTGACAGTATGAACCCATTTAAAGAGTTGGGAAACAAAGATTTTAAATAGTTTACATGCAGGGTGTAAAATTGCCCAGTATTCATTATGATAAAGGTAGAATATAACCCTTGTGACAAAATAAGAGTTACTTTAGAACTGGCAAGAACTCAAAATCTTGAATTTGATAAACTCACAGGTACCTTAAACTGCCAAAGACAAATTACATGATCCAAATGGaaatatttgtcaaaattaaacCAGTCACAAAACATAGCAACACACGTGTTCTCTAGAATACTCACCAGATTCATTTTTATTCCAAAGATTAATATTCATTAAATCTGACAAGAATATTACAATTGCATCCTAGAAAAAGTCACTTTTCTTTGTCTTCatcattctctttttcttcataaCGACGCCTAAACTTGGCAATCTGCCCTACACTTTCAGCCATTTGACGTTTCGCCCTGAAGTGGTAGACTTTACCAACCtggtgtattttggtcatcatAACGTTCATCAATCTTCCACTCTGAGTCACATAGGATATCCATTGCAACTGGGGGTGCGCTCCTTTCTTCATTTCCCACCAATCTGCAAATTAAAGAGGAGCAACCTTTACTCTATTGGAGAGTCAAAGCTAAACGGAAATTCTAAAAAAGTCTTCATTTCAAAAAGAACAGTTCTCCTTCTCCTcgtccacaaaaaaaaaaacaatatacaGAAGTTGCATTTACAATTGCAAACAAAATGATTAACACAAAATGTTCCAGTTGCTCATAGCTGGCTATCTGCAACCATTGCTAAAAACTCTAGCTCATAGACCACTTCATGACTGTGTAAAATTTCTACAGAGCTTAGACACCGCACAGTCTTTACCAGAGTTAAAACAGCTACTTGAGCAAACTTAAATTAACTTAAAGAGTGTACTGTAATACATTAAACGCCATATTTGAAACAATACAACAACCAAGCTTTTAGTCCCAAATTTTGGGGTTGACTATGGATTAAGACTAATCAGGATCAGTCACATGTATTATTTTCCATCATTCTAACTTATTTGAAATAATTCTTTCATAATTTGGGATATGCGATGACAGGCATCAGCATAGAAAGTCATATAAAAACAGATGCACAGCTCGGCATTTTATCGAATACTTGTTAGTCATTCCCGTTCAGGCACAAACAAAGATGGCCTTTTAAGTTTTCACACACATGCCACAGAAAAATTACAGTTCATTCCACGCTAAACACTCTTACTGAAACAAATACTGAGTACCCATTTTCAGATTCTACGCCTAAAATccgattcaaacaaattttgtgactattttgataaatatataaagatatattCATAACAGATATAcatatttgtgtgtgttttgtgatAGAAGAATGCGAGTGATGGAAATATAAGGAATTGAAAGCAAAGGGTGTGAATTGTGATGAGTGAAAGGAACACTTACACAGTGAATGAGGCAGTGACCTGAAGCGAAAGGGAAAGCAGAAGCGTATACTTTGCTGTGTAGTGATGAGCACTTCAGCCGCTCTGTGACTTCACGGCTCAGGCATATACTTTGTGGTGGGCTATGTGATTAGGCCCATCCACTCTGTGACTTCTGGACTGTTAGATGGGTTTGGGGTTTCatcatccatatatatatatatatatatatatatatatatatataagaaaaagttAACCGACACCCTAAATgcattaatttgaaaaaaagaacctaatttttttcacaactttttacatttttggtgtaagtagtatcaaaacttttatacagtactctataaataaataaactaatgtggcgtttggtacggggtaatgttttaggattctcaggaatgtttaaaaattctcatatttggttgcaaattacgctagggaatcagatgccaggggaatctggATACTTCCCTTAAACTCCTCTTAGTAGGAATGTAGATTTCatttatgtggcgtttggtacggggaatccacattactcctgacatctagattcccaggaatgtgattcctaggaatcacattcctaggaatgtagctattcctatgtttggtttcattggaagattcctaggaatgtgagatgataatatttggtgtattcccaggaatcttaaatgaattatttttttttcccattttgtccttagatttgaatgtgaagtaccaagcccattaaaaaaaaatcttcctttaaataaataatgaaaaaatatatataaactattaattagtcctttaaaaaaatatcttactctaaatagatagataaaaaatattatataaactatcaattagcaacacattcattaaaattgtgatctaacatttcaaaatgacaagaataatacaaaaataactattagcagagttatttatcctgtttatgttgttttggcaggaaaagataaagacaagagagaagatattgataatttgttttatagtttatcttaattgcttaaatgataaggaaaaagggttaaaattgtcaatttctaaaaaatacaatttcttttaagtttgggaataTGGATTCCCATCTGTTTTAAAGgaaatccacattcctactgagaggggtttaaggattctcctagcatctgattccctagcgtaatttgcaaccaaacatgggaatctttaaacattcctgggaattctaaaacattaccccataccaaaTGCCAccttaaaacaggtgggaatccagattcccaaacttgaaggaaattatattttttataaattgacaatattatccattttcttatcatttaagcaattaagataaaatataaaataaaataaaaaaatcatcaatatcttttccgttgtctttatcttttcccactaaaataatataagcaGGATAGACAATTGTGTTGATATATtctttaacaaagttttatttaggtttcacgtgtggaaaaaaaaaaaagttgtcaggttgttttgttatggattaaactcttttaaaaattattattaaaaataaaaacatttaagaatttaaatagttaattttgtattgtacttgtcattttgaaatgttagactataattttaatgaatttttcataattaatagtttatatttggtttttcattatttatttagaggaagatttttttaaaggacttagTAGTgtacattcaaatctaaggatagaatgggaaaaataaataattcatttaagattcctgggaataagtttatatttgggttttaattatttatttagagaaatatttttttaaaggatttggTAGTatacattcaaatctaaggatagaatgggaaaaataaataattcatttaagattcctaggaataaAGCAAATATTATCATCTTacattcccaatgaaaccaaatataggaatagctacattcctaagaatgtgattcctaggaatcacattcttAGGAATCATATTCCTAGAAATCTGAATACCAAGAATAATGTGAATttccccataccaaacgccacataaggGCATCTAATAACACTGTCCTTCATGAAGTATAAGAAAATGACAATAATCCTCAAAAGTGTTGCAAATATAAATATCCTCTTCAAGAagtttgttaaaaatataagaaatactttgtcaaaaataaatataagaaataaaataaaattcctaaTTTGTCCTTAagttatttcatttttgtgGACCAATTTACCCTTGGTTTCATAATTTGTTCTTAATTTTAGGCAAGTTTGATATACTGTAATAAACGAAAATCTTCCTGCAATTGATTGTTGCTGCTACTTCATGCCTTGAGtttaatattaatgaaaaataaattgatggATTGCAATTTGGCAATTGATATTTGTTgttatcaaaaaatttcactattttaatattttatagttattaattttgaaaaaaaaaatacacgaatattaattattttatttttcaatttaaatataataagatattaagtcaaactcaaaaaaagtgttaatataattttatacatAACGGTAACTTAagaaatgttatttaaatatgCTTTCATTCCACTATCTTATCATATATATTCTAAACTGTATAATATTGATTCAGGTTTCTATTCTTCTATAATTGTTATTATAGTGTATGATAAGTTTCTCAGTAATTATTCATGGTTATTTTGGCTTGTTATTAGTGATTTTAACGAATTGGTGGGTTTGTCTGAAAAGGAAGGTGGTGCTTCTAGACGTGCAAGTCAGATGGAACGTTTTAAGGAAGCAATTGATGTGTGCAGACTTAAGGATCTTGGCTTCATTGGTCCTCAGTTTACTTGGTTATATCAGAAATTTGATGGTTCACAAATTCGTGAGAGGTTGGATCGGGCATTGGCTACATGTGATTGGCTAGGCAAGTTTCCTGCAGCAAAACTTTATCATCTTTCCTCTTCAGTGTCTGATCACTGTCCGCTAGCTTTGCATTTTGttagaaaacaaaagaagcGCAGGTAGCATAGaccatttaaatttgaatccatgtggttaaaaaatgaaaaatgtgaaGAGGTTGTTCAAAGAGCTTAGGATGAGAGATTGTTGTGTGGTTCGGCTTTCCCTTTAAACAATTGTTTGGAATCATGCCGTGTGAGTTTAGATGTGTGGAATAAGAATGACTTTGGGCATGTGGGGCAGCAGATTGCATGTTTGTAGAAAACTCTAGAATGGTTGGAGTTACAGCCCACTTCTCCTTCAATCATTGCTGAGATGCAAAAAACAAGAGTTGAGTTGAATTGTTGGTTGGAAAAAGATGATGCCATGTGGTTATAGAGATCTAGAATTAACTGGTTTAAAGAGGGAGATAGAAATACCAAGTACTTTCACTCTAAAGCTTCTGCTcgttttcaaaataatttaatagaGGGTATGGAGGATTCAGGTGGTATTTGGCAGGAGGATATTGGCATTGTATAGGGTATCATCGTTGAATATTATTCAACTTTATTTCTTCAAATCCAACGAATTTTATGGAGTTACTTGATGCTGTGGAGCCTAAAGTTACCAGTGCTATGAACCAAATGCTTCTTAGGGATTTCCAAGAATCTGAAGTGAAGGTAGCTTTAAAGCAGATGTATCCACTGAAAGCGCCTGGTTCAGATGGTATGCCCCCTCTcttctttcaacttttttgGCCTTTAATTGGAAATGTTGTTACCAAAACAGtacttaattttcttaattttggaattgTTCCTCCAAATTTTAATGAAACTCATATTATTTTAGTTCCTAAAATTAAAGAGCCAGTAAAAGTTATTGATTATCGCCCAATTAGcttatgtaatgttgtttataaGCTAGCCTCAAAGGCGATTGCCAATAGATTGAAAAAGATTTTACCATCTATTATCAGTGACACTCAAAGCGCCTTTATGCATGGAAGATTAAT from Castanea sativa cultivar Marrone di Chiusa Pesio chromosome 6, ASM4071231v1 includes:
- the LOC142638348 gene encoding uncharacterized protein LOC142638348, encoding MKKGAHPQLQWISYVTQSGRLMNVMMTKIHQVGKVYHFRAKRQMAESVGQIAKFRRRYEEKENDEDKEK